A region from the Oryzias latipes chromosome 20, ASM223467v1 genome encodes:
- the chodl gene encoding chondrolectin — translation MMPLCPPMLLMCAVMVAARLKAARVLSGQTVCLDGPQHPCYKIAYFHDVSSRVSFKEAQQACETDEGALLSINSPSEQKNIEHLLQALWSGAMGGARGRAGKADGDFWIGLTREGGANQTQSDLSSLAFCSQLYYWTDGSAASFRNWYFDEPSCGSEACVVMYHQPTAHPGLGGAYLYQWNDDRCNMKHNFICKYDPESLRVKEHSHGPAGRDTASTARGRGVTLSADGEDAPTKVPVAGASGLLLLYVVIPTIPLLLLILVASGTCCFQMMSRSYSSKTPPDPSALWISRRPKADSMEV, via the exons ATGATGCCTCTCTGCCCACCGATGCTGCTGATGTGTGCCGTCATGGTGGCTGCGCGCCTGAAGGCGGCCAGGGTGCTGAGTG GTCAGACCGTATGCTTGGATGGTCCACAGCATCCCTGCTACAAAATTGCATACTTTCATGACGTATCAAGCCGTGTTTCGTTCAAAGAAGCTCAGCAGGCCTGTGAAACGGACGAAGGGGCGCTGCTAAGCATCAACAGTCCATCTGAGCAGAAAAACATTGAACACCTGCTGCAG GCTCTTTGGTCGGGAGCGATGGGCGGGGCAAGAGGGAGAGCCGGAAAGGCAGATGGAGATTTCTGGATCGGTCTGACACGGGAGGGCGGGGCTAATCAGACTCAGTCAGACCTCAGTTCTCTGGCCTTCTGTTCACAGCTCTACTACTGGACAGATGGCAGTGCGGCTTCCTTCAG GAACTGGTATTTTGATGAGCCTTCCTGTGGGAGCGAGGCCTGCGTAGTCATGTACCACCAGCCGACTGCGCATCCGGGTCTGGGCGGAGCTTATCTCTACCAATGGAATGACGATCGCTGCAACATGAAACACAACTTCATCTGCAAGTATgatccag AGAGCCTGCGGGTTAAGGAGCACAGCCACGGCCCAGCAGGGCGAGACACAG CATCCACAGCACGGGGCAGAGGGGTAACTCTTTCTGCAGACGGTGAGGATGCCCCCACAAAGGTTCCCGTGGCTGGAGCTTCAG GGCTGTTGCTGCTGTACGTTGTCATTCCCACAATCCCACTTTTGCTGCTCATCCTGGTGGCCTCTGGCACGTGTTGTTTCCAGATGATGAGCCGGAG CTACTCCTCCAAAACCCCCCCTGACCCGTCTGCCCTGTGGATCTCCAGAAGGCCGAAAGCCGACAGCATGGAGGTGTGA
- the LOC101160639 gene encoding endothelial zinc finger protein induced by tumor necrosis factor alpha, whose protein sequence is MEADVADRVLVGTRQEVRFREVGCQWESPAEQRREAGCQSEPTPTAEAGVQVELPGQPARSGQADLSAQLLSCNSANRSLVLQHSSTNRTRTRTVRPAVRLLAEPVQTKPRVRKRLLPQSSDPAESSQPTQRRRRRSTEVPQEEGDIGDPLWTPSEGGVDAVSSLPPDALDGSLKQELDSTVCDVCGKVMKNKSSLARHSFIHTGKKPFSCHLCELRFNRRDNLQHHLSRLHPDGVAKLEKQRAATPWLCAVCGKTFSCRSRLQTHEVIHSGVKPHRCDLCPKAYMRTNDLEHHKKVVHSDSSRPQRPSSLLCHLCGKEFKCRSQLAVHFQTHSGERPHLCDICGRKFSRQYQLRRHKVLVHSGLGNGEENVPPDAPYTCGVCGKRVTTEALLLAHTRIHSGDKLHRCSACPRSFQRVAFLRQHHARVHLRARGGEVQPAARRRRSTAESDAFPCPVCGKVFRFRSLLASHALIHSDVRPFDCDLCSRSFRRLSHLKRHREVVHDNGARLPESFICHICGVDKKCRSQLARHVIIHTGERPFTCDLCPARFNRRGNLQQHKRRMHGIRQPTAEEAPPILFDEEQEEAVDTAEVASGFEDAPNAELLDAT, encoded by the exons ATGGAGGCGGACGTAGCAGACAGAGTTCTAGTGGGCACGAGGCAGGAGGTGCGCTTCAGGGAAGTGGGCTGCCAATGGGAGAGCCCGGCGGAGCAGCGGAGGGAGGCGGGCTGCCAGAGCGAGCCCACCCCCACCGCGGAAGCCGGCGTCCAGGTGGAGCTGCCGGGCCAGCCGGCCCGCTCAGGACAGGCAG ACTTGTCTGCTCAGCTGCTCAGCTGCAACTCTGCCAACCGCAGCCTGGTGCTTCAACACAGCTCCACCAACCGGACCAGAACACGAACTGTCCGACCTGCTGTCAGGCTTTTAGCTGAACCCGTCCAGACCAAGCCCAGAGTCCGCAAGAGACTTTTGCCTCAGAGTTCTGATCCAGCAGAGTCGAGTCAGCCGACCCAGCGCCGCCGTCGCAGATCCACTGAGGTGCCGCAAGAAGAAGGGGACATTGGTGATCCCCTCTGGACTCCATCTGAAGGAG GCGTTGACGCCGTGTCCTCACTTCCGCCGGACGCCCTGGATGGATCTCTGAAGCAGGAGCTGGACAGCACCGTGTGTGACGTCTGCggcaaagtgatgaagaacaaGTCCAGCCTGGCGCGGCACTCCTTCATCCACACGGGGAAGAAGCCGTTCTCCTGCCACCTGTGTGAGCTGCGCTTCAACCGCCGCGACAACCTGCAGCACCACCTCAGCCGGCTACACCCCGACGGCGTGGCCAAGCTGGAGAAGCAGCGCGCCGCCACGCCCTGGCTCTGCGCCGTCTGCGGGAAAACCTTCAGCTGCAGGTCTCGGCTGCAAACCCACGAAGTCATCCATTCGGGCGTCAAGCCGCATCGCTGCGACCTTTGCCCCAAAGCCTACATGAGAACCAATGACCTGGAGCACCACAAAAAGGTGGTCCACTCTGACAGCAGCAGGCCGCAGAGACCCAGTTCGCTGCTCTGCCACCTCTGTGGCAAGGAGTTCAAGTGCCGCTCACAGCTCGCCGTGCATTTCCAGACGCACTCGGGCGAGCGGCCGCACCTCTGTGACATCTGCGGCCGCAAGTTCAGCCGGCAGTACCAGTTGAGGCGCCACAAAGTCCTGGTCCACAGTGGCCTTGGGAACGGCGAGGAGAACGTACCGCCTGACGCGCCGTACACCTGCGGCGTCTGCGGGAAGCGTGTGACGACCGAGGCGCTCCTGCTGGCTCACACTCGCATCCATTCAGGTGACAAGCTGCACCGCTGCAGCGCCTGCCCCCGCAGCTTCCAGCGTGTGGCGTTCTTGAGGCAGCATCACGCCCGCGTGCACCTGCGGGCTAGAGGCGGCGAGGTGCAGCCCGCTGCTCGCCGCAGGAGAAGCACGGCAGAGAGCGACGCCTTCCCCTGCCCCGTGTGCGGGAAAGTGTTCAGGTTCAGGTCCCTGCTGGCCAGCCACGCCCTGATCCACAGCGACGTGCGGCCCTTCGACTGCGACCTTTGCAGCCGCAGCTTCCGCCGCCTCAGCCACCTGAAGCGCCACCGCGAGGTGGTCCACGACAACGGCGCACGCCTGCCCGAGAGTTTCATCTGCCACATCTGTGGCGTGGACAAGAAATGCCGCTCGCAGCTCGCCAGACACGTCATCATTCACACAGGTGAGCGGCCCTTCACCTGCGACCTCTGCCCCGCACGCTTCAACCGCCGCGGCAACCTGCAGCAGCACAAAAGACGTATGCACGGCATAAGACAGCCCACTGCAGAGGAAGCCCCGCCCATTCTATTCGATGAGGAACAGGAAGAGGCAGTTGACACTGCCGAGGTGGCGAGCGGCTTTGAGGACGCTCCCAACGCCGAGCTGCTAGACGCCACATGA